From the Argentina anserina chromosome 3, drPotAnse1.1, whole genome shotgun sequence genome, the window TTTTCTAATTTTGAGATTCGAAGCCAAATTATGGCTCCCACTACCAGAAAAAGTGACTTAGGTGACAACGGTAAAAAATCTTCATCACCTAAGAAAAGGTAAGACGACATAATTAGTTTCGCCACTTAAGTCTAACAAATCGTCACCTTAGTGGAACTTAAACGACGAAAACTGGCATCGTCATCTAATCTAGTAACTAAGTCGACGAATAAATTTTTTGTCATCTAAATACTGCACTTTGATGACAAACTTATATTTCGTCGTCTTAGTGCTACTTGGGTGACGAGTTGGTTTTATCAGATGACGAACTTATTATTGCATTTCATTGATGTTTAAAGACAATTAAAGTCTAATAAAACCCATAtccgaaaaacaaaaaaaggtcAATTCGGTTTCGTATCATTAAAGATCAATTTAGCATATTAACAAAATCTTAAAAAACATGCATGCACATACATATATTCGTCAATATTGTAAGGaattatgaaaaaaatcaatttagcatatacaatataataataataataataatatttaagACTAATACTATTTTAAATTGAGAAGTTTAGTTTTATGTCATTAAAATAAGATGGTTCATTGAATTGATATACACTTATTTAGAAACAAATTAGAAAACCTTAGTTACACATCAATTAGTATGGAAATGTATGTTGAAAAGAGCCATTTATATTTGCTGCAATATAATTAGGGTAGTGATTGCTTACATATTCTTTATATTATAGATGCAAGACACTTGAGATCAATTTATAGTAAACAATTTAATACTAATCAAAGattgatattgatatataaGGTCAAATTTGTTTCATTCTATTAAGTTTCAATTTGGAGTATATTTTTGTAAGGTAAggaattttgaaaaatatttgtagtaattatattatatatgtaaagTATATTCACTAAGAGAGTATGCCCAATTATTTCCTTCCATTAAAAATCACAGATAATTAAGTGTTTTTctaaaagaaattatatgTACGTTAATTCTATTAAGAAATATATAGCCTTATGAGATGTTAAAAGtaattacaaaaatatatacataaaagGCAAGTAATTAATAAATGTAAATTCAGAAAATAAATGGAAAGAAATTGAACCCATAGTGCCGCGGGGATCCAATTTAAAATTGCAGCACATAGTCCAATTAGAAGACATGGTGCGGATCGACGTGTATGCCGTCAGATTCCTCTAGATCCAACGGTCCAAATTAATCACACATAACTTCCCTCAAATCATCCCTAATTGCCGTCATCTTTCCTTTATATTTGTCAATGGAAATCATATCAATCGTCTCTTTTTATGCACATACATCACTTCTTTTCCACTTTCTTCTCTTTCAGATCCCTAAAAGCCCCATGATCTATCACCACCATGAATTAATATTTGCCTTGGTCATCATCTTTATCAATCCCAGGGATCAGAAAATCCCATTTTCGTCACCACCATGGATGAGGTACGGATCTGGATCCCCAGGGCCAAGATCCAACGTATATTTATATATCCCTCTTTGATAGCTTCTACATCATCAACACAACCTCTCTTAGATCGATAAGTAATTTTGGTGAACAACAACGAAAGCACCGCGGCGAGAAGAATGGATTAAATAGAGTAAGACAAGCCTTTGATTTACATAGCCAGATGTCGGCAAGATTCCGGTCTGATCTCGATGGTTGCAGAGGGATGTGAGGGAGAGAACAGGGAGAAAAAGAGAGGTCAATcccaaacaaaaaataaaaattaaattaaattgaggaatttaatatatatgtaatgaaTAATCTAATTACCCatcataattaaattgatcaaataaaataaaatatatatagcataaatccaaataataataataaaaaattggtCATTACAAGaattaaatttcaaaaaatattataagaGTTTCGTCAACTAACAATAAAGGTGACGGATATGATTTGTCGCTTAAGTCTCAACATTTATCACCTTATTTATCAGGCGACAAGAGTCATTTCGTCGTCTTATACTGCACTTAGGTGACGAAACACTAAATTGTATCGTCTAAGTACTTGGGTGACATCCGTTAGTTGACGGAACTTAGATGACGAAAATTCCGTCGTCTAATGACTTAAGATGACGAAAATAAGATCTTAGGTGACGAAAATGCCGTTGTCGTATAAGTCATTAATTTTGGTAGTGTCCCAATCTTTGAGAGAGATTTTAGAAgctttgattttgattagAAATCAAAACTGGAATCAATGGCAATGGTGATTAAGACCTCTGTTTGGGAACCGACCCTGATGCTCtacattttcatcttcttcgcCTACCTCGATCTTCTCCATTATCTTCTTCTCGTATGCCTCCCTTATCACCAACAACACCGCCTCCCCCACCAAACTCTGTTGTTGTTCGACTTAGTCGTGGTGAAGAGCGAGAGGTTGGCGTCATACCATCTTCACTAAAAAAGTTCGAACTTAAGATTGGCGTAGACTAATCTTGACAGAAAATGGAAAATTCGAGGATTAGACAACACCTTGAGGAAAGTGGTCTCTGATGGCACGTTGATAAAGAATTCTGAGTTTAGGTATACACTGGTTTCTACTTTAACCGtgccacaagagtttggaGACTGATGCTTAAACTTTTTATTGAGGTAATTTCagtaattgtttttttaaggCACGTGAGAGACATGTGACCAACATGACGGCGCCGTGACAGAAAATGGTTTCCATGTGTCACATTGATAgggaaatttgagtttgaatttggtACTATATTGGTAGTTTTCTGAGTATGGGTACGATATTGACTTTGCCACCATAATTTAAGATATGATGCTaaaaaattttcattttactattCTGTTAATATATTTGGACAATTGCTAGAGAGTAGAGAGATACATTATTCTTCATATATTATCTAGAAGCATTTAGGTACAAAATTTTAGGAACAGGAGGCTTGAGTGCTTGACAGTACGGACAGAATGATGCACTGAAAGAGTGAAAATATATAGTAGTACATGAAGACGATATCGATAAAGTTAGTTGTGGCTAAATTTATAAAGATAAAAACCGTAAATTTGCCAATTGTTCTTGATTTCAGTACTTGACTCgtaatataagaaaaaaaacttatgTCCAACCTACTGAACCTAGTATGTATGTGTGCTTTCGAACTCGCTCTCATTTGCCTATTTTTCGTaatgtaaaaagaaaatttaaaccattgaaaaattaaatagaCTAATAAAGATCAtctctttaaaaaaatgatgtaaataaaaatcatgttcatagtcgattgcatcaaaaaaattgaaggttgatcatgagactactaactttcacgTTAATTTATTTAATGCAATCAACTGAGCaaacgattttttttttacattgatCTTTTACTAAAATGATCATCACtgataaactaaacttttaaatagttaaaatcatgtatttgtaTTCCATATGTGTGCGTGCAAATGAATAAAAATTCAAACGCatgcatacatacatactAAGTTAGACACAAATTTTTTTCGTAATATAATGAACCGAATCATATGGAATGTGCCCAAATTTGAGGCTAAAGTGCAACAATGTTACTTGCTTCTGGTGAAGAGAGCAGCAAGTGCATGCATGCTGCTTGATGTAGCTTGCAACAAACCAATCAACTCACACTATTTACGGGATTCAATTACAAGTTTATTGgattgttttggattttaGAAGATCATAAGAACACAAAATTCATCTCTTTGTCTCATAATCCAAGGTCACATCTCTAACCAAAGAAATCAAGGGATATTTCCACCCAGCTCTATTAATGAATTAGATGAACAGAGAGACAACTGAAATATCGCCCGGCTGGCCACATGACTCTGTAATCGTCTGATTCAGCACAATTTGAAATCCAGTTTTTGTTTTCCAGCAAAAGAATCATCAACTTCCTTCATCTTCCGTTGGTATTCACATGCTTCAACGAAATACCACACTCCCATCACATACTTGGACTCAAATGTTTATGCAAGGACCAATACTGATACAAAGAGAGAGGTACTGGAGTTACCATTTGACAAACTCGTATAGCCAGCTTTTCATCCAATTAACTCAGTATTCTTTGACCTAAAAAAGCCTCCTCTGGGATGATATATTATTCTTGTCCTTGCTGCAGACCCACATTTGTACATTACGAGCACGAGCAGGATCTTTTGTAATCCGTCATACAGCACCTTGTAGAGCAGCGCCTGAGGGAGCATATACGAGACATTGCAGCTTGGTAAGCCCTTAATTGTTGTGGTATGAGGATTTCATGAACAACCAGAGTTGGCAGAAGAAATAGCAGACAGCAAGCATGTATACCTTCCAGAAATTTGAATAAAAAGTGCAAAACCAAAACACcgttttcaaaataaaatggcAGCTGAGTTTTGATTATCATGCTAATGGTCTAGAACAATACAAATTGCAAGTTTTCAGATAGCATATGTGGATGGTATGTTTACAAGCACATACTTAGGCACAAACCTAGAGTAACACTTACTGGCATGTTTCCTTTAAATGTCCCGAGACTAAGATAGTTGGTCAAAATAACCCTCACCTCAGTCCAACATGTCACAATTTTTatcaagaaaaaggaaaaaacacAATCATAAGCCCAACAAACTAAAGGATTCTTTAACTCTTTAAACATGATTTCATTTCAAAATATATGttgattaataaaattaaaagaatGTTGGTTTCATTTACCCTCATTGGTTAACTGTAAAGACCCTTCACGCATCAACTTCAAGCTTATGCTGTTAAATCTTTCCCGCGAATATTGTCTGGATGCTTTTCTCCAATCTGTACCAGACTTCATCATAGCAACAAACTCGTCATAACTAATGCGCCCATCCTGCAAGATCATATGGAAGTGTTGGAAATCAAGGAATCGATGATGCATGTATTtaataaaaagtaaataaaatcTTCAGTTGGGAAAACAATTAAAAGGCCAATAAATTTTGGATCATGTTATATATAATGTCATtcttatttaatattttgatttttgtgcaGGTGATGAAATCACACGTGcacaaacaaaaatataaccaAGCAGTTCCAGGTTCCTTTCAATTTTTTGGAGATACAATAACACtaacaaaacagaaaaaaaacagTCGACCCCCTTCAACCAGCTCATGTTTTTAGacatgaagaagaaagagtgacaaaaaaaaatcaaattaacaGCACTTCAAAATTTTAGTCTATGGTGTATCAGCAAGCACAAAGATTTATCATttgctaatatatatatatatatatatatattttttaaaacaaagaGGAGtccaaataaaacaaaacaaagacaaaTCCAGGTCACAAGAAAGGAAGTAAATCAAACGATTTGGCTACATCAAAATAACATATAcattctttcaaaaaaaaaataacatataCATTACAGGGTATTAAAACAGGGAAAGAATGAAGACTATTCAAAAACCCATTAAAGACTATCAAACTATGAAATATGATATCTCGATTCACAACTAGCGGCAAGGTAGGCGTATTAATTCTACCTTGTCTGTATCCACGTCATGCATAATTGCATGGATAACCTCTTCACCACCTGAGTCAACATCATCATTTAAAGCATTTCGCAATTCTTCAATTTCTATGTAACCACTTTGGTTTTGATCGAAGAATGCAAAAGCTTTTCGTAGGTGCTCATCATTGGccatctttttaaggtgaacTGAAACTGCAACAAACTCTCCATAATTCAGAGCTCCATCGCCATCAACATCAGCCTGTATCAGTGAGATAGATAGCAAGTTTTATACACCGTAGATGAAACTTGGACAAGCTGTATCAGCAGAGTATAAAATTTTTCAGAAAGGTCAAGACGTCCCCGATAGAATTCATATCTGAGCTGTATCATCACAATCAATATTTCAGATGGATCTTAGTTTGCTTAGAAGATTATATGTCACAGcatttatcattttctttataAATTTCTTTTATATCAAAGCCAAACTTGATACTATGTTTGACAAGTAGTAGGGCACACATTTTATAGAGTCGAGCAATTATCATCCAACCCAAGATTAAATCATAAGTAGTAAGTGCATGTTAGCCAAGCACAAATTGATGCTTACAGCTTCCATTAGTATTTGTAAATCTGGGTCAGGAATCTGCTGGCCAAGTTTTTGTATTCCAGTTCGAAGCTGATCCAGAGATACCTTCCCTTTGTTGTCAGTATCCATCAATTGAAATGCCTCCTTTATGCCAGCTACTTCCTCAACTGACAGATGCTCAGCTATGACCTGCATATGAGATATCCAAAAGTTCAAACGCCAAATACCAGAAATTGTAAACCATATAAGAAGAAAGGCCAACTTCCAGAGATAATACAAGTAACCGAGCATAAAATGCCTTCATAATTAAGGCAGACATCATAAGGATAATAAAAAATACTTACCCCGAGAGCTCTTTTTTTCAGTTTGTTCATTACAGAAAATTGTTTCAGTCTTGCTCTCACAGTCTCACCAAGTGGAACATTTGGGGCCTTCTTGGCATTTAGTATCCAAGGATGATCTGCAGGACAAAGAAATTAGTAAAACTTGTAATGTGAAATAATAAACCTATGCAACAATATATTTGTCATTGTATAACGGATCAGATTACTCCAATTACCAAGTACTTCTTGAGCTGTCAGCCGCTTCTTGGGATCAGGATCAAGCATTTTCTTAACCAGGTCCTTCGCATTATCAGAGACTCTAGGCCAAGGGTCCCTCTTGAAATCAATGACAGAGCGGATAATTGCTTGTGCTACTCCTTGTTCAGTTTCTACAGCAAAAAGTTTCAAAATTATCAGTAAATCTAGCAAGCAAAGAATTAAAACAGCAAGCACACTACTTGGTTCATGATCATTTCATATTAAAGACATCCTGGGAACATTCATACTGGAGAACGCTATTTACTACTTCCTCCTCTTTGTCAAAATTAAAAAGCAAAGCAAAATACATCCTTTTCCATTCTAAACCCTATATAAATTGCAACCAGTGACAGAGGATAGTACACCCATGACAGCCCAGACAAaattttctatattttttaCAATAAGGCTTAATTATCCTTAATTCGAGAGAGGGAAGAATG encodes:
- the LOC126788516 gene encoding calcium-dependent protein kinase 8-like isoform X1, translated to MGNCCVCLGNGAQNTKKTKKKQNPFATDFGGAHGNEGGDKLCVLKDPTGTDISAQYDLGRELGRGEFGVTYLCTDVSSGEKFACKSISKKKLRTAVDIEDVRREVEIMRHLPQHPNVVSLNDTYEDDEAVHIVMELCEGGELFDRIVARGHYTERAAAAVMRTIVEIVQSCHKHGVMHRDLKPENFLFANKKESAALKAIDFGLSVFFKPGEQFNEIVGSPYYMAPEVLKRNYGPEVDIWSAGVILYILLCGVPPFWAETEQGVAQAIIRSVIDFKRDPWPRVSDNAKDLVKKMLDPDPKKRLTAQEVLDHPWILNAKKAPNVPLGETVRARLKQFSVMNKLKKRALGVIAEHLSVEEVAGIKEAFQLMDTDNKGKVSLDQLRTGIQKLGQQIPDPDLQILMEAADVDGDGALNYGEFVAVSVHLKKMANDEHLRKAFAFFDQNQSGYIEIEELRNALNDDVDSGGEEVIHAIMHDVDTDKDGRISYDEFVAMMKSGTDWRKASRQYSRERFNSISLKLMREGSLQLTNEGAALQGAV
- the LOC126788516 gene encoding calcium-dependent protein kinase 8-like isoform X2, whose amino-acid sequence is MRHLPQHPNVVSLNDTYEDDEAVHIVMELCEGGELFDRIVARGHYTERAAAAVMRTIVEIVQSCHKHGVMHRDLKPENFLFANKKESAALKAIDFGLSVFFKPGEQFNEIVGSPYYMAPEVLKRNYGPEVDIWSAGVILYILLCGVPPFWAETEQGVAQAIIRSVIDFKRDPWPRVSDNAKDLVKKMLDPDPKKRLTAQEVLDHPWILNAKKAPNVPLGETVRARLKQFSVMNKLKKRALGVIAEHLSVEEVAGIKEAFQLMDTDNKGKVSLDQLRTGIQKLGQQIPDPDLQILMEAADVDGDGALNYGEFVAVSVHLKKMANDEHLRKAFAFFDQNQSGYIEIEELRNALNDDVDSGGEEVIHAIMHDVDTDKDGRISYDEFVAMMKSGTDWRKASRQYSRERFNSISLKLMREGSLQLTNEGAALQGAV